A stretch of Acropora muricata isolate sample 2 chromosome 7, ASM3666990v1, whole genome shotgun sequence DNA encodes these proteins:
- the LOC136922584 gene encoding uncharacterized protein has translation MPELWLRKVYPKTVFVSKGLPEKRVRVAKSQTELDALVDDSTDIYKSNIIERYRMRPHTIPSVDSLCLAQFASYYYKEYSTNSETSDAQPEILTHDAIELYVQLDTNTDLSSQLPPRIKLINSNEIMKCRKIRAVVRYHTPNKTKEPENYFHHLLMLYYPWHNEDTLVGSEQTYASKFNEPEVQAVVEKNRALFEPDADAISEALEAFRNNEGTSILHSFDSLNDQENDDLHLDVRGNFESEKESFNKQVPSHLASKSNSGHMSAVPTISSHIQPTEISDDFLRESVRSLNSKQRIAYDTVLSWCRNKVKNTHSLNPEEVKPIYLFITGGAGAGKSHLIKTIYHSVVHNG, from the exons ATGCCTGAACTTTGGTTAAGAAAAGTCTATCCTAAAACAGTTTTTGTCAGCAAAGGTTTGCCAGAGAAAAGAGTTAGAGTTGCCAAGAGCCAAACAGAACTTGATGCATTAGTTGATGATAGCACAGATATTTACAAATCAAACATCATCGAACGCTACAGAATGAGACCACATACAATTCCATCTGTGGATAGCTTATGTTTGGCTCAATTTGCATCATACTATTATAAAGAGTACAGCACTAACAGTGAAACAAGTGATGCACAACCAGAAATACTTACACATGATGCAATTGAATTATATGTCCAGTTAGACACAAATACTGATCTTAGTAGTCAGTTACctccaagaataaaattaattaactctaatgaaataatgaaatgcAGGAAAATTAGGGCTGTCGTGCGTTACCATacgccaaacaaaacaaaagagcctGAAAACTACTTTCATCACTTGCTTATGCTATATTACCCATGGCATAATGAAGATACTCTGGTTGGAAGTGAACAAACATATGCATCAAAATTCAACGAACCTGAAGTGCAAgctgttgtagaaaaaaatagaGCTTTATTTGAACCAGATGCAGATGCTATTTCAGAAGCATTGGAAGCATTCAGAAACAATGAAGGCACCAGTATTCTTCATTCATTTGATTCTTTAAATGATCAGGAAAATGATGATTTGCATTTAGATGTGCGAGGTAATTTTGAAAGTGAGAAGGAATCATTTAACAAACAAGTGCCTTCACATCTTGCCTCAAAATCTAACTCTGGTCATATGTCGGCAGTTCCAACAATTTCAAGTCATATTCAACCAACTGAAATTTCTGATGACTTTTTACGCGAGTCTGTAAGATCATTAAACAGTAAACAGCGTATTGCATATGATACTGTTCTATCTTGGTGcagaaacaaagtaaaaaatacTCATTCTCTGAATCCTGAAGAAGTCAAACCAATTTATCTTTTTATCACAGGTGGTGCTGGTGCAGGCAAAAGTCATTTGATAAAGACAATATATCATTCAGTG GTTCACAATGGatga